In Panicum virgatum strain AP13 chromosome 5K, P.virgatum_v5, whole genome shotgun sequence, the genomic window ggcagcagcagtgggtactgaaagctATGGGCACTTCTTATAAGTGTGACCGTCTGCTCCACATAAGTTGcaacattttttcttctttctaacctcggactcgtccattccgttcTGGATACGATGCGCCtgccgtcggcctatgccccTCTTCATAGCTAGATCTGGGATGAGCATTGGATGAGAATTTTTTGAGTGAATGGTCCTAGAATACTGATGCCGTATATCTCATAACACCAAGTCTGTGCAGCGGCTTACTTTGTGAAATAGTGAGAAACATACGACGCAGCATCCAGATACAGAATAAGCCGCGATgacactctgaattccttcctcagagatatagctcagatacagaacaagccgcgatgacGCACAcctcacctcatattctttgctggtagacttcaacactctgaattccttcctcagagatatAGCCCAGAccttcacagcatccttcacatcttcaatggtacgatactttgcccctagtatgacctcattcactctgtattcaaactccggacatctaatatcttgtaccactggattcccaaaaccctcttcacgccattcacctagcactaGGAAgcgctcatcatcctcatcgttcgatgagtccccacattgctctattatttgtgcatcctggtcttctttctctatgtcctccacaattccaggtatccgctcgccttcatctgctaaaccttgtggttctggttctaGTTCTGTAGCTTGTacattctcttcttctttatcctcttccaactcTTCATTCACCTcatatgttgtgtgtgttgatccTTCACCTAAATTACcgaccttctggtgaatctgaattaccattgcgagaggccaccctCTTTGAAGAGCTGCCTGCATGTACTGTTtccattcttccgtactacttataagcgtcaactcccagaaatccccatttTTTTCCCAAGAAGTCACGGTATGAACCATAagcaaatgagtctttggattcacattgaacttcCCATGAAGCCacttgcgtatggaaccaaaacttctctctaggggtttatctagactgcactgtcttcgtTCCAATgatgatagatttactccataggaatcacgAGTAATTCTATAAAaatcaccgtaatgaacttgaaacgccaccttgctcaacatatctggccatccaaagacttaattttaattaaaccagtttctAAAACCATGGTACGACTTCAATTATAActactaatccgaaccctaagcggttacaattataaaataactaattatagaattaaaaatacaaaaagatTAGAATGACAaaattgagaaatattggttacctgcggttcggatccaaaatctggcagggcttcgctgttgcaactccctccctcaccccacgtCTCTCCTAAATATTGTTTGCTGCAAATACAGGTGGGGGACCTTGGCTTTTATATTGAGGGTGGGAGCCTATCGCCCCCCTGCCGGATGGTAGGAGCCTCCATGCGATAAAACAGAAATTTTAATTGCATATAGACTCCTACCGCCCGACAGGGGGCGGCAGGGTGCCTGCCGCCCATCTGCGGGGCGGCTGCCGCCCTGCCGGGTGGTAGGGgtaaccaaaaatatatttctgtaaaaacgatttttgaaaaatataaaaaatggaaaaaaaacgcCTAGGTTTGATCCATTTCACTGTCAGCTTGGCTGCTACTGGCCTCGTCAGTTGTCTCTAAACCTGAAGGTAAAAGTATTTTTCTGCCCTAACCACGTCTAATGTTAAGTCAATTGCTATAATAGTTTGATGCGAATTGGTTCTGTTAATTTTTCAGATAAATTTTTTATGGGTACAAAATTTAgagaatttattattttttagacTTTATATCTTCAACTCAGTATATTATATTGCTAAATGGGAGATTAGTCAAATGATTTTGTTGCGGAAACCGCCATTAGATTGCACTAAACTAGTGTAAAACTAAGGTGGGATTATAGATGCACCAGTTTAGTTAAAGAATTTGCACTAAATGAAATATAAGTGGTGAATACCACACTTTTGGGATGAAAAATACATTTTTTCCAAACGTAAACAAAACTCTGCCTAGATCATCATTCTGATGAAACCAGCTTGAGAGATGTTCTCAAAAGAAAAGCTGAAGCTGCAATAAAAAAAAGGCTAAAGCGTATGTGATTCGTTTTTTTCTTGTGAGATGGACACGAGTagaaaaagatgaatatacacaAGATCTGCTTTATTCTTTATTTATTCACTCGCAGAAGGTAGAACATACTCCTACACACCCGATCTCACCAAACAGGAAAGAAGCTAGCACATAGTAGGAGTACATGACACAGTCTGCAGGCTGAAAGGACTGAACAGTACAAACCACACACACCAAAGCAGAGCAACGAGACTAGTAGCTCGAACCGGCAGTTCCTCCGCCGCACACGCTCACCACCTCACCGTCCGTCCCCACGGTCGCCTAACCGGAGATCTGGATGCTCTTCACCTCGGGCTTCTTGCCCTCGGCCTTGGGCACGGTGACGGTGAGCACGCCGTTCTCCAGCCCGGCCTTGACCTGCTCCACCTTGGCGTCCTCAGGCAGGCGGAAGCGCCTCATGAACTGGCCGCTGCTGCGCTCCACGCGGTGCCACCTGTCGTTCttgtcctccttctccttgctGCGCTGGCCGCTGATGACCAGCACGTTGccgtcctccacctccaccttgaCCTCCTCCTTCTTGACGCCGGGGAGGTCGGCCTTGAAGACGTGCGCCTCGGGGGTCTCCTTCCAGTCGATGCGGGCGTTGGCGAAGGCGGCGGTGTCggagtcggaggaggacgacgacgggaCGACGGAGCGGAACATGCTGTCGAAGGGGTCCCAGAGGTCCATGGAGAAGGGGTCGAACACGTTGCTGCGCCTGACGAGCGACATTGCTGGTGCTCTGTGTGCTTGGATGAGCTGAGCTCTGTCTGTGGATTGCAAGTGCGCTGTAAGAAGAAGGCTTTGTTATCTCTGTGTGTTGGGCGTTCCTCTTTGGTGGGCTGCAGCTGGGTGCGAGGCAGGGAATTTATAGGAGGGATTGTCTGAGCCCGTACAAGCCCTTCCTGAGACGTCTGGAGAGCTCTAATTGTGTCTGATTGCTTCCAGAGTAGTCTACTCTCTCCTGGGCGCCGCTGAACGGTTGCTTTCCTTTTCTCTCGCTTTGATTTATGTGCCGTTCTTCCGTAACCTTTGGATTTGCGAGTAGCTTCACCCGATGCGATCGCTGTTAAGGCTTTACTAGTGCCACATTTGTAGATAACGTATAGAACGAAAATATACAAAACTGATGTTACTAGTTACTAAGTCCTGAAGATTACCTTATAATATgttctaattttttttgactTGCATAGGAGTATTTTATACCCAACAGATAAGATGCACAGATCTGCATACGAGCACTACTTGCATGTTTATCAGGTTCTTTATCCATTTAGAAAGACCTTTCAGTGAGTGCCAGAGTGTGCCGCCGCATAGTAATGCCACTGATAGTGATAGACTCTCCAACCTGTACACTGCATGGAGTACATGTGGCAACTCACGAGTATAGTCGGCCAAGCAAATTAAAATGATAAAGaacttttttgaagaaaaaaaactgcTAGTACAATGAATGAAGAGAGGGCTCTGGTCACGCCGAGGCCAACAAGCAGAGGACGCCAGGACACGAGACCGCTCTAGAACATTGTGGGGCCTTCCTGGAGAGACGACGGGAAGGAAGCTGATCTCGAAACTAAAACAGGAAGACGAGGTTGGAGAGCACTCCAGACGATTCATCCACCGCTCCCGACGAAGCTATAAATTCATCCCCTCCCACCGCTCAGCAGCTCAGTCCAGACCGAAGATCGAAATCGCACCGAACAACGCGCACATAATCTCATCTCCTTTTCCGATCGCACGCGAACGTTTCAGGTTCCCATTCACTGCAACCTCCGCCGACAATGTCGCTGGTGAGGCGCAGCAGCGTGTTCGACCCCTTCTCCCTCGACCTCTGGGACCCCTTCGACAGCATGCTCCGCTCCGTCGACCCGTCGCCCGGCTCCTCCGACTCCGACaccgccgccttcgccgccgcccgcatcgACTGGAAGGAGACGCCCGAGGCGCACGTGTTCAAAGCCGACCTCCCCGGCGTCAAGAAGGAGGAGGtcaaggtggaggtggaggacggCAACGTGCTGGTCATCAGCGGCCAGCGCagcaaggagaaggaggacaaGAACGACAAGTGGCACCGCGTGGAGCGCAGCAGCGGCCAGTTCATGAGGCGGTTCCGCCTCCCGGAGAACACCAAGGTCGACCAGGTGAAGGCTGGGTTGGAGAACGGCGTGCTCACCGTCACCGTGCCCAAGGCGGAGGAGAAGAAGCCTGAGGTCAAGGCTATCGAGATCTCTGGTTAAGCGGCCATGGACGCCGGTTGAAGATGGTGCGAATGTGATGCTACGAGTCGTGCTTGCAGCTTGCTTGATctcggtgtgtgtgtgttcatgaGCGTGTGTGGTGTGGACGATGTGTACTTCCCTTGCCGCCGTACTTCCTTTCGCTCTGTTCTTCCGTGTAAACGTCCGGTGCTTCCTCTGAGAAATAAATAAAGAGCTTTCATTCAAATGTTCTATATTTGTTGTTCATTTTGCTCTTGTTCGAGGTGTTTGCAAGTCGTAACTCCTCGTCATGAATTCTTCCCAAACGCCAGGCAAAACCCAAAAAAGGGGGATTTTTTCCTGCAATGAAAGCTTCCGAAGCAGAGTGTGTGTTAACGATTCATTTCTCCATCTCTTGGTGCTGGATCTTTTACTCAACCAACGTACTGGTAATATTTGTTCCTGGTTGTAGTCGAGGCAGAGACATTGGTTGGACGGTGCTTACTCTGGAGCATCATGGCAATGGCGTGGATTTGACGATACAGGCTAAGAGGTAGGACGGGGGAAACGGCGTCACACGTTGGATTAACACTCAACCAATGGGGTGATTAAGAACAAAGAGCCCCATGGGAAGAAGTAATAAGGAGGAAAGGAGATGAAGGTGAGCAGTCGATTACTCTTTACGAGAGAAAATTAGATGCTGATGTGGTTACAACGCTACAGATGAAAACACACCACTGAAAATGCATGAAAAAAGGGGGCCAAAATATTACAACCCTGAAACAACCCCAACACATAGATAGTATACCCTATATATTCAGCATTTTGTCTGGATTTCAGGTTGTGCTAGTGAGAATTGAGAAAGGCTTGAGCCTAGAACATGGTCACTTAAGAATGAAATGTAGAAACTAATGTATGTCATGGACAAATAATTAAAATGGATAATATATGCTTTATTTTCCCACTCCTTTTTTCTTTCCATAGATTAACATTTGCGTATGGGTGCTAGTTTGCTGCGCTCACTTGGTTTCAATGGCCTGCTTGGCATATGTGTCTCGACCTAGGCCCGTGGGCCTCAAGTGTTGGTGGAATTTAGATTGGGCCGTCCACTTATTGCTCCTTCAATTCGTTTTCTCATCCATCGGATCTGATCATGGCCACCCGACCGGACGAAATCCTACCTCACCCATCCGAAaagaaatctaacccaacccgaTAAATGCATGGGCCAGGCTCGGTCCAAAACATTTAACCTGAGACCCAAAAAAAATCCGACCCATCCCAACCCGACTAAAAAATTATACATAAAAAATAGGATTTTATCCGACCCAATCCAATCACGTGCCAGGCTGGATTCGTGCCAAAAAATCCAACCCGATAATTTCTTTTGACGCGACCCGAACTTATGGATGATCAGGTCTAGCTCTATgttttcctcaaaaaaaaatctagctcTATGTCAACTGTGTACTTTGCACAATGGAAAATTAATTTAATAATACTAACATATTTTCAGAATAATTGGTAATTGGAAATTTTTACCTCACTATTTGTAGTTTGATTGTACgtattttctataaatatttataaaatagcTAGTAAAATATAACATGCAGTTTTGGTAATGAATtccaaaagaaaacaaagactTTTTTGGTACCATCTGGTGATCATTTCCTCTTTAACTTAAGATAGGAAACTAAATAGTCAAACAAATATTTTAGTCAAAGAGTAAGCAGGGAAAGTTAGAATCGTCAGCTATTCTGAACAGAGGGGTACGTTGAATCATGCTACATGGCCATATTACAACTTCCAATGGCACACGGCTGAGCAGGATATAgattcttcttctcttttttttttttttgagataccGAGCAGGATATAGATGGGCATTGCCCATCTGCCAGCGGGCCACAACAATAATCCGCAATCAGCACTTCAGTAGTACCAGACCGACGGGTCTGGATGTCTCTTCACAAGTTGTCGTCAACAAAATCGAATCAGTCCATTCTCGCTCGCAATTAGCTGATCTAGAAACTAGGGATTTTGCTAGAAAGAATTAAAGACCTTTTTTTTGAAGAATTAGAATTAAAGACTTTTTTTAAGCAAGTTTATCCGTGGAGGAACTGAACTGAATGCAGCGGCAACTCGAGATAAACGAGAgtcatctagaagaaaaaagaaaagcagaATAAGAAGGAAGAATAATGCTGCGAATCAAGCGGAAGGTGAAGCCAGAGAACTCCAGATGGTTCACGCGCGACACGTCCGGCATCAACCTATAAATAACCTGCCTCGTCCCCAACCTCCAGCCATCGAGAAGAGCACACAGCCAGAGCAACGCATACAACCTTCAGCAATCCACTCGCACCCGACCGCGCTCAGTGACCCAACCGACGACGATGTCGCTGGTGAGGCGCAGCAACGTGTTCGACCCCTTCGCCGACTTCTGGGACCCCTTCGACGTCTTCCGCTCCGTGGTGCCCGCGGCATCGAACGACCGCGACACCGTCGCCTTCGCCGGCGCGCGCATCGACTGGAAGGAGACCCCCGAGGCGCACGTGTTCAAGGCTGACCTCCCCGGCGTCAAGAAGGAGGAGGtcaaggtggaggtggaggacggCAACGTCCTGGTGATCAGCGGCGAGCGCAGCAGGGAGAAGGAGGACAAGAATGACAAGTGGCACCGCGTcgagcgcagcagcagcaagttcCTCCGCCGGTTCCGCTTGCCGGAGAACGCCAAGACGGAGGAGGTGAAGGCCGGCTTGGAGAACGGCGTGCTCACGATCACCGTGCCCAAAGCAGAGGTCAAGAAGCCCGAGGTGAAGGCCATCGAGATCTCTGGCTGAGAGTTCAATCTTTACGGTCGCGCAAGCTGCTACGTCGTGCTGTGGTCGAAGTATGGTCGTCGTGTTCCTCAATCCTGTGTCGGTCATGTCGTGGTCAATGGTGTGCTTGCCGGCTGGCCGCGTCGACCCGGGAGCGGTATTGGTATTTGTGTGTTTCCCAGTGGAGTCGTCTTTGGGTGTTGAATAAATGAAAATATAAAGAGTTTTTCTTGTATGTTTGATGATTTCCATTTACGTATTTTACTTTTTTTAGTGTGATTTATGTATTTCGGATGCCGAATCAAGCTATGTTTCGTCCCATTTTTAAATGAAAAAAGTTTATTTTACAACCTTCAACTATTGCGCTGGTTTGATTTTCAACTTTGATGTACAAAATCAGAAATCTTGCAAcctccaactatcaaaaccgtttgGATTTCAACCTTATCACTGTTCCAGGGcgggtttttctttttttctctcactCTCCAACTTTAATAGCAAGGGAAAAATAGTTAAATgagtctaaaaattatgaaatttttagagAGGTAGAGTAGATGATAGAAAACCTATTTTAACTATTATTTTTAGTTGGAACTTAAAAAAATAAAGTATAAATATTTGAATATgggtaaattttaaatttaagtgAATTTTTAGGACATCaaaacatgctccaaaatttacCAAATTCGAAATCTACGGTTCATTTTGAACATAGTTTATCATGTTAATTTCATTTCACTCATGTTTTGTggaaatttttcaaaatctGTTAAAATAATCAAGTTTGGCGCAAATTTGGTCTTTATGAACAAACTTACAATATTGGTATGGAATATTAGCCAAATAAAATTAACATGGTAAACTAAATTTAAAATGAACTTAGGTTtaaaatttgataaattttGGGGCACCTTTTGATGCCCTAAAAAttcaataaatttaaaattttactcATATTAGAATAtttatatttcaaaattttttgagtTTCCAACTAAAAATAATAGTTAAAATTGGTTACCTATCACCTACTCTACCTCTctaaaatttttcataatttttagacccATTTAACTATTTTCCCTTGCTATTAAagttggagagagagaaaaaggaaaaaccgCCTTGGAACAGTGATAAGGTTGAAATCaaaacggttttgatagttggaggTCGCAAGATTTCTAGTTTTGTACATCGAGGTTGAAAATCGAACCAGCGCAATAGCTAGAGGTTGTAAAatggattttttcttttttaggggATCCTTCCTCTGTTGAGCTAAGAACCTACCCACTTTGTAAAGTTTTTATGAAAGCCTTCCAACACTTAGATAGTAGGCTCAACCAGCCCAGTCCATTCCCATTGAAATCAAACATATCAGCCCATCCAAAAGCCATGCCACATTAAAGTCCGTTTCAGCCCACACAAAGGCCCAGCTTtccaacctttttttttctttgccttGTAACTTTTGAACCCTTTCCTTCTCCCAACCCGTCTTCCACAACCCAGTTGCAGATCGATGCCAATGACGACCAGTTCTCCCAGTGCTAAGCTTTGCTGTCTCGCAACTTGCCACGGTTCCTGGCGTGTCGCGGAGTAAAgctcgccgcggcggctgcGACTGGCATCGCCGACGAGGCCGCGCACAAAATATCCCCTCCGCGTGCTGGTGCAGCCGTACGAGCTGGTTGGTGCGGTGATGGTGCCGCGCGCACTATCTTTTTCTCCCCCGTTCTTCAACAGCGAGGTGCCGCAAGTCGCGGGCCAGCATGATGGCCGTACAGATTGGGACAACTAGCTCACGCTCCGGATATTTGCTTCGACCACTTTCGAGTTCTGAAGGTTTTTGCAGGTGTTGGTGTCGAATACGATCGAAATTCATCGGTATGTTAACGATTTTTCGTTGGGGAAAAAATGCTAAGATTTTCAACTGATGAACAAAGTCACACTGGCGGGTTGCTGTCGTTAACTCGTCACAACTTTATTACGACATGAAGAAAAGTTTGTAGAGGCTGCAATCTCAAGAAAAGACGAAGAAATTAGTAGAGACATGTACAGGATTCCAGCTTAGCTGCTTAGGTTGCTATTCATTTACCGAGCACAGAacggattctttttttttcttgttacaTGCGTGCAGGCAGATCCATCACACGGGAAAGTATGCAATAccaaaccagaggaggaggaagcttcAGACGGTACGGACGAGAGACCTTAGTGTTCGTTCAACAGGGGCGTGCCTCGCCCGTGATGGaacgcgcgcgccggcgcgtCAAATCAGCAGGGGCCGGCCTCCACGGCCACCGTCGGCTCCCCGACCGGCTtctcgacggaggcggcggcggcggcggcggcggcggcgatggccccGACCTTGGGCACGGTGACCGTGAGCACGCCGGCGTCCATGGCGGCCCTGACGCCGTCCACGGCGGCGTCCCCGGGCAGGTGGAACCTGCCGAGGAACGTGGCGCAGCTGCGCTCGATGTGGTGCCACCTGTCGCCGCGCTCCTCCCGGCGGACGCTGCGCTCCCCGGTGATGACCAGCACGTTGCCCTCGTCCACCTCCACCCGCACCTCCTCCTTCCTCACGCCGGGCGGCAGCGCCGCGCTGAACACGTACGCGCCCGCCGTGTCCCGGCTCTCGATGTAGGTGTTGGCGAACGCCGAGGTGTCGCTCGCCAGCCACGTGTCGGCGGCCACCGCCGTGCCGAAGATGCTGAAGGGGTTCCTCCACGAGCCCGGGGCCAGCGTGTCGAGCAGCCTTTCCAGCGACATCCTCGCAGCCTCGAGCAGGGGCTAGCTGTGGACTCTCTAGCTTCAAGTCTACGTGTGTgctcgagctgctgctgctcggctAAAGCCCCGGCACGGCTATTTATGGGCGCTTGAAGGTAGGCGTCCGTCCGGCCGGCATCGTCTCCGTCGAGGCGTCGAGTGTACTGCTGTACGCCTGTACTCTAGTGGTGTGAAAGGGCCAATTTGGTAAATTTGCAGGTGATTGACTGGCTCGTGATCTGGAGAGCTCCATGTCCATGGAAGGGGGAGAAATAAAAAGATGCTGCCGGCGGCCGGTTACCTGCCCGCATCGCCGGCGTCCCGTGCATCCGATCGGCCGCCGACGGTTGCGATCCGCCGGCAGCTCGCCGTCCGCCGCTTAATGGCGCGTTGGCGTCAGCGTGTGAACGATGGCTACGTGGGCTCCTTAGGTGCAGTCGCTGTACAGTTGCCTGCCTCTACCCCTTGGGACCACGTCGTCGACGGCGACCGCGCCCGATTTGTCCGCACCTCGGCGTCGAGGTGGCCTGGCCGTACGCATCTGCGGCCTTCGCGGTTGCCTTGTTggtgttggtgttggtgtccgtgtcgccgccgccgtaccgGCGCGCCGGGAAAGTCCGGGGTGATGGGAGTGTGTGGCTGCGGGGTCCTTGTCCGGCAGTTAGGGCTCGACGGACGACCCGTTCACACTCTCCCTGGGTCTTATCTTATGCGCCCGGCCACGTGCGCCTCTGAATCAAAGACTCGAGGAAAAGTAACAGGCTGAGTCACTAGTTGCGATCTTCTTGTGTTCTTACCGATGATTTGTTGTAAATTATTGAGGTGCTCTGGATTCTCTGAGATAAAACAAATTTGACCTTTGATCGATGTCGATGAAGTTGGAACTTGGAAGCAGAGGCGAAGCATATGAGATCGAGTCTATAATACCCACATCATGAAAAACTTCAATTTACTCTATTCAAGTATATAACCAAAGTctaaaggaaaaagtctaagttactcccctcaactatagccaaagtctggataaccccctaaactattgtttggttcattttacccctTAAACTATAcaatttggttcaaattacccccaatataatttgtcttttttgtttctccatgcataggtggagttttGAGTTGAAATTTTACAGCATAATAGCACGCACCATAACGCATGTTACAAAAAAtagatcataattttttattttgataggttagaatatttaatgataaattaatcattggagtacaaaattatatgaaaaataatggggaaaattataaaactttttctaaatatgCATTATGATGTTCACTACTActctgcaaaatttgaaattaaaattcaacttgtgtatggagaaacaaaaaagataaattatattaggggataaaataaactaaatggtatagtttagggggtaaattgaaccaagttatatTTTAGGGGGTTATCTAGACTTTGGTTATAGTTGAGGGgggtaatttagacttttttcaagtctaaataaccccctaaactatatcttggttcaatttaccccctaaactatagactatttagttcattttatcctataatacaatttgtcttttttatttctccatacacaagttgaagTTTAGTTTCAATTTTTGTAGGGTCGTAGTAGATATCACAATGCATAttacaaaaattttaaaaaaatttcatcGTTATACAAAAAGGCTAGACAAAGCCCGGAGCTAATGGTACCATGTATATACTTGCAATTACCAAGGACAACGAGAAATTGAGTCACCACATGACACTGTTAGGACAGTTTTGCAATGCTAGTGTTCAATTTAGTGTATATTGTAAGAGGATTTGGATAGTGCAAAATGTTGTACTTAAACACCATGATTACTTTGTTAGTCCAAACAGGATGCACAAGAGGTGCGCGCCTAAATTATATAAAGGAGGATGTATTGAGACTTTCAGACTTTGAGGAAGAATTTAAGAGATAAGTTTCACTGTCTTATAAATTGTTACATATTGATGAGGGGCCAGTCAAGGTTATGCCGCCTATGCAATCTGATTATGAAGCAACAACTGAACTCGATAATGCAAATAAACCCCTCTTTCAAAAAGTACTAATCCATTGGTATGTATACACATTTAAAAAATACAAATTGCTAGAAAATGGCAACCATGCATCTTGGATATTGTGCAAGCATGCCCTCAAGTTTTTAATGTAAACAAGGTTTTCATTTGGCATCTAAATATATGTTAAGGAGATGGACAAAATATgtgaaaaaggatttgattaaGAAGCAAGAAAGTGAGAAGAAAAACATATGCTGCATTTATATCTTGAAAGGCGACATCTGGTGCGTTGAAGTATTCGGCGACAAACTGATGTTATAAAAAAGTTGGACTTGGAAGCAGATAATTCTATAAGAAAGATGCAAGACAAACCATGAAATTCCTCTAAATTCGAAAGATTGTGCCAAAGACATATTAAGAGATATAGTATTGTCTAGAGTTCATTGGGTGGTAAAAGGTGCAAAGAGTAAACGTTCAGGAAAAATGTAGTtattaaaaagaagaaaaagggaaggAAAATAGAAATGCTCAGATGAAAGGTAGTGATACTACACATCGTAGCATGTTTTTATCACATTCTATGCTTCTACAGTTATCT contains:
- the LOC120706080 gene encoding 17.9 kDa heat shock protein 2-like, whose translation is MSLERLLDTLAPGSWRNPFSIFGTAVAADTWLASDTSAFANTYIESRDTAGAYVFSAALPPGVRKEEVRVEVDEGNVLVITGERSVRREERGDRWHHIERSCATFLGRFHLPGDAAVDGVRAAMDAGVLTVTVPKVGAIAAAAAAAAASVEKPVGEPTVAVEAGPC
- the LOC120706077 gene encoding 16.9 kDa class I heat shock protein 1-like produces the protein MSLVRRSSVFDPFSLDLWDPFDSMLRSVDPSPGSSDSDTAAFAAARIDWKETPEAHVFKADLPGVKKEEVKVEVEDGNVLVISGQRSKEKEDKNDKWHRVERSSGQFMRRFRLPENTKVDQVKAGLENGVLTVTVPKAEEKKPEVKAIEISG
- the LOC120706078 gene encoding 16.9 kDa class I heat shock protein 3-like, which translates into the protein MSLVRRSNVFDPFADFWDPFDVFRSVVPAASNDRDTVAFAGARIDWKETPEAHVFKADLPGVKKEEVKVEVEDGNVLVISGERSREKEDKNDKWHRVERSSSKFLRRFRLPENAKTEEVKAGLENGVLTITVPKAEVKKPEVKAIEISG
- the LOC120706076 gene encoding 16.9 kDa class I heat shock protein 1; the protein is MSLVRRSNVFDPFSMDLWDPFDSMFRSVVPSSSSSDSDTAAFANARIDWKETPEAHVFKADLPGVKKEEVKVEVEDGNVLVISGQRSKEKEDKNDRWHRVERSSGQFMRRFRLPEDAKVEQVKAGLENGVLTVTVPKAEGKKPEVKSIQISG